The following coding sequences are from one Leptolyngbya sp. NIES-3755 window:
- a CDS encoding hypothetical protein (similar to AA sequence:cyanobase_aa:LBDG_07040), with translation MNSLKLNAEECSSFGCLVLHYLEKNPDTNMSQLAREVGISRAGLGWICRKESNPDEETALRVARTIGANFTEVSRLVHENKLEKLAQRNRLIYATKFSKDSYQVTIPLEDAIAGLSALFQAFHTVTQSVPEIEKPTDFQIYKQAYEIIKREFLSRKIPRKLHEPQKEISQP, from the coding sequence ATGAATTCTCTAAAGTTAAACGCCGAGGAATGTTCGTCATTCGGTTGCTTGGTCTTGCATTATCTAGAAAAAAATCCTGATACGAACATGAGTCAATTGGCGAGGGAGGTTGGGATCTCACGAGCAGGGTTGGGCTGGATTTGTCGCAAAGAAAGTAATCCTGATGAAGAAACAGCGCTTAGGGTTGCTCGAACAATTGGGGCGAACTTTACCGAGGTGTCGCGATTGGTGCATGAAAACAAGCTAGAGAAATTGGCACAACGGAATCGATTGATCTATGCCACGAAATTCAGCAAGGATTCGTATCAGGTGACGATTCCGCTTGAAGATGCGATCGCTGGATTAAGTGCTCTCTTCCAAGCCTTTCATACCGTGACTCAAAGCGTTCCAGAGATTGAAAAACCGACCGATTTCCAAATCTATAAGCAAGCTTATGAAATCATCAAGCGTGAGTTTTTAAGCCGAAAAATTCCGCGAAAATTACACGAACCGCAGAAAGAAATCAGTCAGCCTTGA
- a CDS encoding hypothetical protein (hypothetical protein MicvaDRAFT_1877;~similar to AA sequence:cyanobase_aa:LBDG_07050) — MSFFQQGRRIFATIALILLLTVTTACGGPATAREPIAPTSNYTQLERGNSTAGQDFGNWVVSASKGLVKDAYVRDNNKLGVVISSQVRPTEVRDLARSLAQGFHKNFPNQDLTVLVYAPDKQLILTAKYDEQSKQIQYQAS; from the coding sequence GTGAGCTTTTTTCAACAAGGGCGTAGGATTTTCGCTACGATCGCGCTCATTCTGCTGCTCACGGTCACGACTGCTTGTGGCGGTCCTGCAACCGCGAGAGAACCGATCGCACCCACGAGCAATTACACTCAGTTAGAGCGTGGAAATTCGACTGCTGGACAGGATTTTGGAAACTGGGTCGTCAGCGCCAGCAAAGGATTGGTCAAGGATGCTTACGTGCGCGATAACAATAAGTTGGGTGTGGTGATTTCATCGCAAGTTCGACCGACTGAAGTGAGAGATTTAGCTCGATCGCTGGCGCAAGGTTTCCACAAAAACTTTCCCAACCAAGATTTAACAGTTTTAGTCTACGCACCCGACAAACAGTTGATCTTGACTGCCAAATATGATGAGCAGTCCAAGCAAATTCAATATCAAGCCAGCTAA
- a CDS encoding hypothetical protein (hypothetical protein Cyan7822_1482;~similar to AA sequence:cyanobase_aa:LBDG_07060), with protein MSSSDAYKRQVMQDLAGGNKEQLEDVDSTENYQSFDDFAQRTSRDERHQLFKGLHPNQVPTSQMEPELQHAIAQIKPNERDDVAREFFNHLKKRGLSDRDLEKQLGLSTHHPNRMSADDVSKLASFAYHNHPDVFQEVLADQPALVKFLSNPVVGAALGAIASKWFGHR; from the coding sequence ATGTCGAGTAGTGATGCTTACAAACGCCAAGTCATGCAAGATTTGGCTGGTGGAAACAAAGAACAATTAGAAGATGTCGATTCGACAGAGAACTATCAAAGCTTTGATGACTTTGCTCAGAGAACAAGCCGAGATGAGCGCCATCAATTGTTCAAAGGTCTCCATCCTAATCAAGTTCCAACTAGCCAAATGGAACCGGAATTGCAACATGCGATCGCACAAATTAAACCCAACGAGCGGGATGATGTGGCGCGTGAGTTCTTTAACCATTTGAAAAAGCGTGGACTCAGCGATCGAGATTTAGAGAAACAGCTTGGTCTTTCGACGCATCATCCGAATCGCATGAGCGCAGATGATGTGAGTAAGCTGGCGAGCTTTGCCTATCACAATCATCCAGATGTGTTTCAAGAAGTGTTGGCGGATCAGCCTGCATTGGTGAAATTCTTGAGCAATCCGGTGGTTGGGGCAGCATTAGGCGCGATCGCTTCTAAGTGGTTTGGTCACCGTTAA
- a CDS encoding hypothetical protein (similar to AA sequence:cyanobase_aa:Ava_0594) yields the protein MRARLGQVDRGTLVALLSSNPNLSEAQANRIVDQIESARESVIGQAEYVQQETQRWLNQIKEQAQKQAIATQKMAAGAAWWLFGTAFTSLIASAIAGFLAVRVNLF from the coding sequence TTGAGAGCAAGATTGGGTCAAGTCGATCGCGGAACTTTAGTGGCACTGCTTAGCTCGAATCCGAATCTTTCGGAAGCACAAGCAAATCGCATCGTTGATCAGATTGAATCAGCCAGAGAAAGTGTGATTGGACAGGCAGAATATGTTCAGCAAGAAACACAGAGATGGCTGAATCAGATCAAAGAGCAAGCTCAAAAACAAGCGATCGCAACTCAGAAAATGGCGGCAGGTGCAGCTTGGTGGTTATTTGGAACTGCATTTACTTCCTTGATTGCATCTGCGATCGCTGGATTCCTTGCAGTCCGGGTTAATCTTTTCTAG
- a CDS encoding signal transduction histidine kinase, LytS (similar to AA sequence:cyanobase_aa:PCC7424_4936), translating into MVLDRHHTSMNSNRRAVGVFSNRRDAENALHELKASGFDMNRVSVITRDAHGNQEIEGAEVTKKIGNKADEGAGAGALSGGALGGLTGLLVGLGTLAIPGIGPVMLAGEVATALATTAAGAAIGAASGGLIGGLVGLGIPEKEAKAYSDRVHQGDYLVIVDGTDEEIRRAETALNHANGLQDWATYDHPNAGVTASAPTTSSFETESRVHPTPVVDHTIVDRPNVDVDRAHDDAIRLYEERLIVDKDREKTGEVSIGKHIETETARVSVPIEKERVVIERVTPSTSEPIGDDAFRDSAVRMEVYEETPDIQKEAFVREEVTVRKEVTEETVAVQETLRREEIDVVTDGNAVVDRDLNQR; encoded by the coding sequence ATGGTTTTAGATCGTCATCACACTTCTATGAATAGCAATCGCAGAGCAGTTGGAGTCTTCTCAAACCGCCGGGATGCAGAAAACGCACTGCACGAGTTGAAAGCATCGGGCTTCGATATGAATCGTGTTTCTGTGATTACGCGTGATGCTCACGGTAACCAAGAGATTGAAGGGGCAGAAGTCACGAAGAAAATTGGCAACAAAGCTGATGAAGGAGCGGGAGCGGGAGCGCTGTCTGGGGGTGCATTGGGCGGTTTAACGGGCTTACTGGTGGGTTTGGGAACGTTAGCCATTCCCGGAATTGGTCCGGTGATGCTCGCAGGTGAAGTTGCGACCGCATTGGCAACCACAGCCGCAGGAGCCGCGATCGGGGCTGCTTCCGGTGGTTTAATCGGCGGATTAGTCGGTCTTGGCATTCCTGAAAAAGAAGCGAAGGCATACAGCGATCGAGTGCATCAAGGCGATTACCTTGTGATTGTGGACGGAACCGACGAAGAGATTCGACGGGCTGAAACGGCATTGAATCACGCTAACGGTTTACAAGATTGGGCAACTTACGATCATCCGAATGCGGGGGTGACTGCTTCAGCACCAACGACATCCTCGTTTGAAACCGAAAGCCGAGTTCATCCTACACCCGTAGTTGATCACACTATTGTCGATCGCCCTAATGTTGATGTCGATCGCGCCCATGATGATGCGATCCGCTTGTACGAAGAACGCTTAATCGTTGATAAAGATCGCGAAAAAACGGGTGAAGTCTCGATCGGGAAGCATATCGAAACTGAAACTGCACGAGTGTCGGTTCCGATCGAGAAAGAGCGCGTGGTGATCGAGCGTGTGACTCCGAGTACGAGCGAACCGATTGGGGATGATGCGTTCCGCGATTCTGCGGTTCGGATGGAAGTCTACGAAGAAACGCCTGACATTCAGAAAGAAGCCTTTGTGCGTGAAGAAGTCACCGTTCGCAAAGAAGTCACGGAAGAAACGGTTGCAGTCCAAGAAACGCTGCGACGCGAGGAAATCGACGTTGTGACTGATGGTAATGCAGTGGTCGATCGTGATTTGAACCAACGCTAA
- a CDS encoding transport-associated protein (similar to AA sequence:cyanobase_aa:Aazo_5138) has translation MKKLTFLFLSGLLTLSVSACGPAKTSSEAPDTTTQNNTTTAQSSPNLDKPTAQTNQNDAVSETRRKQLNADIRAREQRNQAAGDPNVRDDNDLKSEVRSKLEANLPASALSVDAKDGKVTVTGTVVDDNQLRKIEPLAKQIKGVKSVEIKAATNSAAKPAAPDPSTSNITKEQTNRN, from the coding sequence ATGAAAAAACTTACCTTTCTTTTCCTATCTGGCTTATTAACGCTCAGTGTGTCAGCTTGTGGTCCTGCAAAAACCAGCAGCGAAGCTCCAGACACCACGACCCAAAACAATACCACAACGGCTCAAAGCAGTCCCAACCTAGATAAGCCCACCGCTCAAACCAATCAAAATGATGCTGTGAGCGAAACTCGCAGAAAGCAACTCAACGCCGACATTCGAGCGCGGGAACAACGCAACCAAGCCGCCGGTGATCCGAATGTGAGAGACGATAATGACCTCAAGAGCGAAGTTCGATCGAAGCTTGAAGCAAACCTTCCTGCAAGTGCCTTATCGGTTGATGCAAAAGATGGCAAGGTCACTGTGACGGGTACAGTTGTGGATGACAATCAACTCCGCAAAATTGAGCCGTTAGCAAAACAAATCAAGGGCGTTAAATCCGTTGAGATCAAAGCCGCAACAAACTCGGCGGCAAAACCTGCCGCTCCTGATCCTTCAACTTCAAACATCACCAAGGAACAGACGAATAGAAACTGA
- a CDS encoding hypothetical protein (hypothetical protein PCC7424_0851;~similar to AA sequence:cyanobase_aa:LBDG_42330) produces MAQSSNSKRNALVSQNQKITGVFDFGEMLAKGSIGWVGRLSRRAGHVLDFIGNIPLLRNPIVRRFAGVLKLDWLLGISSQVDVNRAEEAVRKLQQKYPNETPQQIAHRLIVRKAMQAGGTGFVTSILPGFAIAFLALDLAAVTALQTALVYEIAAAYGLNLRDQERKGEVLAIFGLALGGSNALRAGLKFLRNVPFAGAATGASTNATVLYSLGYAASRFYEAKLQADVPESEALEKIHQDSEKYLNVAIAQQTVMDQVLAHMLLASYPSKTWDSILPELKSLNLEPSSLKTIEGNLRSPQPLNALLDQLNCDFAVPLLVQYRRIAESKDGVSPQEMEILSAIEKRCRKAIAEVDV; encoded by the coding sequence ATGGCACAATCTAGTAACTCTAAACGGAACGCATTAGTCAGCCAGAACCAGAAGATTACAGGCGTGTTCGATTTTGGAGAGATGCTCGCCAAAGGCTCGATCGGTTGGGTTGGACGCTTGAGCAGACGTGCAGGACATGTTTTAGATTTTATCGGCAACATTCCCTTACTCCGAAACCCGATTGTCAGAAGATTTGCAGGAGTTCTTAAGCTAGATTGGCTGCTTGGAATTAGCAGTCAAGTCGATGTGAATCGAGCAGAAGAAGCGGTGAGAAAACTTCAGCAGAAGTATCCGAATGAAACGCCTCAGCAGATTGCACACCGATTGATTGTTCGTAAAGCGATGCAAGCAGGCGGAACAGGCTTTGTTACAAGCATTCTTCCAGGATTTGCGATCGCTTTTCTCGCTTTAGATCTCGCTGCCGTGACTGCGCTTCAAACTGCATTGGTATACGAAATTGCAGCAGCTTACGGATTAAACCTCCGCGACCAAGAACGCAAAGGAGAAGTACTGGCAATCTTTGGACTCGCACTCGGCGGGAGTAATGCACTTAGAGCAGGATTGAAGTTTCTGCGGAATGTGCCGTTTGCTGGAGCAGCAACTGGAGCTAGCACGAATGCAACCGTGCTTTATTCTCTAGGATATGCTGCAAGCCGATTTTATGAAGCGAAACTGCAAGCTGATGTTCCAGAATCGGAAGCCTTAGAAAAGATTCATCAGGACAGCGAGAAGTATCTCAATGTTGCGATCGCACAACAGACAGTGATGGATCAAGTTCTCGCTCACATGTTGTTAGCCAGCTATCCCTCTAAGACTTGGGATTCGATTTTGCCTGAACTGAAGTCGTTGAACCTCGAACCTTCTTCGCTAAAAACCATTGAAGGCAATCTACGATCGCCGCAACCTTTGAACGCTTTGTTGGATCAATTGAACTGTGATTTTGCAGTTCCTTTATTGGTTCAATATCGTCGAATCGCTGAGAGCAAAGATGGAGTTTCGCCTCAAGAGATGGAGATTTTGAGCGCGATCGAGAAACGATGCCGTAAAGCGATCGCTGAAGTGGATGTTTAG
- a CDS encoding hypothetical protein (similar to AA sequence:cyanobase_aa:LBDG_08960), with protein MADNNELFFKQASDLLSKIEIRYMQAEFDDQIELKDERDRAMTIYSQARLAILKQNIACTDADIQKMKELRQKIDRSPDILQVVSTVASFTVFMRSRFLL; from the coding sequence ATGGCAGATAACAATGAGCTTTTCTTCAAGCAAGCTTCTGATCTGCTGAGTAAGATTGAAATTCGCTACATGCAGGCAGAGTTTGACGATCAGATCGAACTGAAAGATGAACGCGATCGCGCCATGACGATTTATTCTCAAGCCCGATTAGCGATTCTGAAGCAGAACATTGCTTGCACCGATGCTGATATTCAGAAAATGAAAGAACTCCGGCAAAAGATTGATCGTTCACCGGATATTCTGCAAGTGGTTTCAACCGTAGCAAGTTTCACGGTATTTATGCGATCGAGGTTTTTGCTCTAA
- a CDS encoding hypothetical protein (conserved exported hypothetical protein;~similar to AA sequence:cyanobase_aa:LBDG_08950) — protein sequence MRRWAVSVLIVGSLALGGCSVEKARALQGAALQFRNESLSAIDAIDTMRKRELEAPPKTSAETRQAFVNRILTSRAEVSGEIIDFAIDPFQPPKVREWDTFISDLRNQYEGFSEIFEKLDSRSMVSREEVKKSAEYAQTLTVQMALLAKAISDNPPVLVQYRTSTIVKLQAIKREYQSIQARIKAGETQPALIQRRAELESQTGTMLDEWQRIKQEEQRLLETTVAQCMKAAAVGKDVIETANRYDQLDLNQLNALVPRVLTTASTFTGRDYSSLRTKATRLVTDIQSDPLWRDVAQKFLDRVNTAAQSRVPSRSAEVGSLDRR from the coding sequence ATGAGGCGATGGGCAGTTTCGGTTCTGATTGTTGGAAGTTTAGCGTTAGGGGGATGCAGTGTTGAAAAAGCTCGTGCTCTACAAGGTGCAGCCTTGCAGTTTCGCAATGAATCCTTGAGCGCGATCGATGCGATCGACACCATGCGAAAACGTGAACTCGAAGCTCCGCCCAAAACCAGTGCCGAAACTCGCCAAGCCTTTGTTAATCGGATTCTTACTTCGAGAGCAGAAGTCAGCGGGGAAATTATTGATTTCGCGATCGATCCCTTTCAGCCACCAAAAGTCCGCGAATGGGACACGTTCATCAGCGACCTAAGGAATCAGTACGAGGGCTTTTCCGAAATTTTTGAAAAGCTCGATAGTCGAAGCATGGTGAGCCGCGAAGAAGTAAAGAAATCGGCAGAGTACGCCCAGACTTTAACTGTTCAAATGGCATTGTTAGCGAAAGCGATTAGCGATAATCCGCCTGTCTTAGTTCAGTATCGAACCAGTACGATCGTTAAACTTCAAGCGATCAAGCGCGAGTATCAATCGATTCAAGCCCGAATCAAAGCTGGAGAGACACAGCCCGCTTTGATCCAGCGCAGAGCAGAATTGGAAAGTCAAACTGGAACAATGCTTGATGAGTGGCAGCGGATTAAACAAGAAGAACAACGATTGCTCGAAACGACTGTAGCTCAATGTATGAAAGCTGCTGCGGTCGGTAAAGACGTGATCGAAACTGCAAATCGATACGATCAACTGGATCTCAATCAATTAAATGCGTTAGTTCCAAGAGTTCTAACGACTGCTTCTACCTTTACAGGACGGGACTATTCAAGCTTAAGAACCAAAGCGACTCGTCTTGTCACCGATATTCAGAGCGATCCACTATGGAGAGATGTTGCACAGAAATTTCTCGATCGAGTAAACACTGCGGCTCAAAGTCGAGTTCCGAGTCGCAGTGCTGAAGTGGGCAGTTTAGACAGGAGGTAA
- a CDS encoding hypothetical protein (protein of unknown function UPF0047;~similar to AA sequence:cyanobase_aa:LBDG_08940), translating into MTQYQKVIRIATQGKSLHKITPQVTSIVAESGIKTGLCNLFLRHTSASLIIQENADPDVLQDLENFFAKLVPEWENYIHSTEGADDMPAHIRTVLTHSSEQIPVSQGRLVLGTWQGIYLWEHRQHRHTRELVVHLIGE; encoded by the coding sequence ATGACGCAGTATCAGAAGGTTATTCGGATTGCCACACAAGGAAAATCGCTGCATAAAATTACCCCACAGGTGACTTCGATCGTGGCTGAGTCGGGGATTAAAACTGGATTGTGCAATCTATTTCTACGGCATACGTCTGCCAGTCTGATTATTCAGGAAAACGCTGATCCAGATGTGTTACAGGACTTAGAAAATTTCTTTGCCAAACTGGTTCCGGAGTGGGAGAACTACATTCACAGTACGGAAGGAGCAGACGATATGCCTGCTCATATTCGCACCGTGTTAACACATTCTTCCGAACAGATTCCGGTGTCTCAAGGTCGATTAGTTTTAGGAACTTGGCAAGGCATTTATCTGTGGGAGCATCGACAACATCGGCACACACGAGAATTAGTCGTGCATCTGATCGGTGAATGA
- a CDS encoding hypothetical protein (conserved exported hypothetical protein;~similar to AA sequence:cyanobase_aa:LBDG_52810), with protein MQEHKRRFPVGIVVGLSTLVVATGSATAFFTWQNAQKNQPVPVAVEPPQAIPPQASAPTAPSIAQNSIQPTVEKTAQIYWLKNSDTDLEFVPVAVKVKSADREEALLTTAVNNLLSDTPGKDLSTGIPKGTTLRSLKVKSDSVYVDLSKAFVSGGGSLSMTGRLGQILYTATSLNPSAKVYLSVEGEPLTVLGGEGLMVDQPLTRSQFEQDTASTKN; from the coding sequence ATGCAAGAGCATAAACGTCGTTTTCCTGTTGGAATTGTGGTTGGGCTGTCCACTCTTGTTGTCGCCACCGGAAGCGCAACCGCCTTTTTCACCTGGCAAAACGCTCAAAAGAATCAACCTGTTCCGGTCGCTGTCGAACCGCCTCAAGCGATTCCCCCTCAAGCATCGGCTCCCACGGCTCCCTCGATCGCTCAAAATTCGATTCAGCCAACCGTTGAGAAAACCGCTCAAATTTATTGGCTCAAAAATAGCGATACCGACCTAGAGTTCGTTCCCGTCGCGGTGAAAGTGAAGTCCGCCGATCGAGAAGAAGCCCTTCTAACCACCGCTGTGAATAATCTCCTCAGCGACACACCAGGAAAAGACTTGAGCACAGGCATTCCCAAAGGAACCACACTTCGGAGTCTCAAAGTCAAATCCGATTCAGTCTACGTTGATCTGTCTAAAGCGTTTGTTTCTGGGGGCGGTAGCCTTTCAATGACAGGTCGCCTCGGTCAGATTCTCTACACCGCAACCAGCCTGAATCCCAGTGCCAAAGTGTATTTATCCGTCGAAGGAGAGCCGCTGACGGTTCTGGGCGGAGAAGGGCTGATGGTGGATCAACCCCTAACGCGATCGCAGTTTGAGCAAGACACAGCTTCCACCAAGAATTAG
- a CDS encoding transcriptional regulator (similar to AA sequence:cyanobase_aa:LBDG_52820), with the protein MKSPAQPVPPEVVQQVSDYFSVLGEPMRLRILNLLRDGEKCVQDLVEATETSQANVSKHLKVMLQAGILTRRSKGTLAYYSVEDDLIFELCNLVCDRLASRIEQQAQHFRAFSLASRR; encoded by the coding sequence ATGAAATCACCCGCACAACCTGTGCCGCCCGAAGTGGTACAGCAAGTTTCTGATTATTTTAGTGTGTTAGGCGAACCGATGCGTCTCCGCATCCTGAATTTACTGAGGGATGGCGAAAAATGCGTCCAAGATCTGGTGGAGGCGACCGAAACCAGTCAAGCCAACGTGTCGAAGCATCTTAAAGTGATGCTGCAAGCTGGAATTCTGACTCGTCGATCGAAAGGAACGCTGGCATATTACAGCGTTGAGGATGATCTGATCTTCGAGTTGTGTAATCTGGTGTGCGATCGACTCGCGAGCCGGATAGAGCAGCAAGCTCAACATTTTCGAGCCTTCAGTCTAGCGAGTCGTCGCTAA
- a CDS encoding oxidoreductase domain protein (similar to AA sequence:cyanobase_aa:LBDG_52830), with protein MQNNMPIGYSQFGVPRTQPEPLRVGVIGVGNMGQHHTRVLSLLKDVELVGVSDINVERGLDTASKYRVRFFEDFHDLLDRVDAVCIAVPTRLHHSVGMAALKAGVHVLIEKPIAASIAEAESLVNAAADCQCILQVGHIERFNPAFQELSKVLKTEEVLALEAHRMSPYSDRANDVSVVLDLMIHDIDLLLELANSKVVKLTASGSRATNSGQLDYVTATLGFANGMVATLTSSKVTHRKIRRISAHCRNSLTEADFLNNEILIHRQTTANYKTDYGQVLYCQDGLIEKVKTSNIEPLHAELEHFVQCVRGGMAPSVGGIQALKALRLASLIEQMALDGKVWHSAPDSKVIELETAAIAV; from the coding sequence GTGCAGAATAATATGCCGATTGGGTATTCCCAGTTTGGTGTCCCCCGGACTCAGCCAGAACCGCTTCGCGTTGGCGTGATCGGCGTGGGCAATATGGGACAGCATCATACAAGAGTCTTAAGTCTACTCAAAGATGTGGAACTCGTTGGGGTTTCAGACATTAATGTAGAGCGCGGATTGGACACGGCAAGTAAGTATCGTGTCCGATTTTTTGAGGATTTTCATGATTTGTTGGATCGCGTAGATGCAGTGTGTATTGCAGTTCCAACTCGACTGCATCATTCTGTTGGAATGGCGGCTCTGAAGGCTGGAGTTCATGTCTTGATCGAAAAGCCGATCGCGGCAAGTATCGCGGAAGCAGAATCGCTGGTGAATGCGGCTGCGGATTGTCAGTGTATTCTGCAAGTCGGTCATATTGAGCGCTTCAATCCAGCGTTTCAGGAACTCAGCAAGGTTCTCAAAACTGAGGAAGTCTTGGCGCTTGAGGCTCACCGGATGAGTCCGTATAGCGATCGAGCAAACGATGTGTCGGTCGTGCTCGATCTGATGATTCACGATATTGATTTGCTGTTGGAATTGGCAAATTCTAAAGTCGTGAAGTTGACAGCGAGTGGAAGTCGGGCAACGAATTCGGGTCAGCTTGATTATGTGACGGCGACTTTAGGGTTTGCAAATGGCATGGTGGCTACGTTGACTTCGAGCAAAGTGACACACCGTAAGATTCGACGGATTTCGGCACATTGTCGCAATTCCTTGACAGAAGCGGATTTTCTCAATAATGAGATTCTGATTCATCGTCAAACAACGGCGAATTATAAGACGGATTACGGTCAGGTGTTGTATTGCCAGGATGGATTGATTGAGAAGGTGAAGACGAGCAACATTGAGCCGCTTCATGCTGAATTAGAACATTTTGTCCAATGTGTTCGGGGCGGAATGGCTCCCTCGGTTGGGGGAATTCAGGCGCTCAAGGCTCTGAGATTAGCCAGTTTGATCGAACAAATGGCACTGGATGGAAAAGTTTGGCATTCGGCTCCGGATTCTAAGGTGATTGAACTGGAGACAGCCGCGATCGCAGTGTAG
- a CDS encoding SCP-like extracellular (similar to AA sequence:cyanobase_aa:LBDG_50290), producing MIFRSVDRSNQFSQTQQDPFGGRFQTQLNTAPQPNALPMEPRSSSPAPLEVAPTPAPVQVDLSTGFKDLEWQVYDFTNQQRIQAGLLPLTLNLTLNDVAEKHSVDMATRSYFSHQGLDGSLPWDRMRAGGYNYSRAAENIAFGYPSALEVVTAWMNSPGHRQNMLDPNLREIGVGFYNGYWTQNFGTAMQIA from the coding sequence ATGATATTTCGTTCCGTTGATCGATCGAATCAATTTTCGCAAACCCAGCAAGATCCATTTGGTGGGCGCTTTCAAACTCAACTGAATACCGCCCCTCAACCGAATGCGCTTCCTATGGAACCTCGATCGAGCAGTCCTGCTCCACTCGAAGTTGCTCCAACTCCTGCTCCTGTTCAGGTTGATCTGAGTACAGGATTTAAGGATCTTGAATGGCAAGTGTACGATTTTACCAATCAACAGCGAATTCAAGCGGGCTTATTGCCGTTGACGCTCAATCTCACGCTGAATGATGTCGCAGAAAAGCATAGTGTAGACATGGCAACTCGGAGCTATTTCAGCCATCAAGGATTGGATGGATCGCTGCCTTGGGATCGAATGAGAGCAGGCGGTTACAATTATTCGAGAGCGGCTGAAAACATTGCTTTCGGATATCCATCTGCGCTAGAAGTTGTAACCGCTTGGATGAATAGTCCAGGACATAGACAGAACATGCTCGATCCGAATTTAAGAGAAATCGGAGTGGGATTCTATAACGGATACTGGACGCAAAACTTTGGAACGGCAATGCAGATTGCTTGA
- a CDS encoding Fe-S metabolism associated SufE (similar to AA sequence:cyanobase_aa:LBDG_50280): MSLSSTQLPPALDRIVQRLARSTEPKRKYELLITLAQRLKPFPEAEKTPENKVSGCASQVFVVANLDDGKIQFEGDSDSQLVKGLVALLVEGLSGLTPQEVVDLSPEFIKATGLDVSLTPSRANGFYNILAKMKHKSQALMES; the protein is encoded by the coding sequence ATGTCTTTGTCATCCACGCAACTTCCTCCCGCCCTCGATCGCATTGTGCAACGACTCGCACGATCGACAGAGCCGAAACGGAAATATGAACTTCTGATCACGCTGGCTCAACGGCTTAAACCTTTTCCTGAAGCCGAAAAAACGCCTGAAAATAAAGTGTCTGGTTGTGCCTCGCAGGTCTTTGTGGTGGCGAACTTGGACGATGGGAAAATCCAGTTTGAGGGGGATTCGGATTCGCAGTTGGTGAAAGGATTAGTCGCATTATTAGTCGAAGGCTTGAGCGGGTTAACTCCTCAAGAAGTTGTCGATCTATCGCCAGAATTCATTAAAGCGACCGGATTAGATGTGAGTTTGACTCCTTCTCGTGCGAATGGTTTTTACAATATCCTGGCGAAAATGAAGCACAAATCCCAGGCATTGATGGAGAGCTAA